One Ignavibacterium album JCM 16511 genomic region harbors:
- a CDS encoding DUF4175 family protein: MSESQSKYYSHIISKLEKLIRKNFLLITAKGLLISLSIIVATLFAFILLEYLFRFSSSVRTIIFYSWIALIILSVSYFVIIPLLKLFNIIPSRNYFETAKIAGLHFPFVKDELLNSLQLVNGNSTINLYSIELIDAAFSNVYQKVKDIDFSEIISFNSLKRYFINFIIIAFVALFSILFISPISSASGRFFSYGKEFTPPAEFQFKVFPGNTKITKGENVEVRIKVTGKDPGEIFLAEKDITETGFTNHKLERDSAGTYSYKFQNIRNTTDYFAFAKDIRSEEYKIEVTDHPVIKLLEAKIIPPAYSKLPITEQKDNGNITALKGSRVEYKLIASKDIKSSKIVFSDSSEVLLTSNNNQASGSIRVMSDKSYQIIITDLNNDNNIQPVTYSIKAVEDAYPSIELNFPRTDLNLPEDNRVPINLKVSDDFGFTKLILNYRLSSSQYEKPQENFSQIDIQFDKNSKEQFVDYIWNLTKLSPAVNDVFTFYLEIFDNDNISGPKSAKTQTINLRVPSLDEILSQVDKTQDDALKELQQTIKEAQELKKDIEQINRDLKQDKKELTWEEKQKIEKALDKFESLQEKMQSISAKLKDVQNELQQNKLLSKETLEKYMQLQQLMEEMTSDELKKALEQMRQTLEQLNRNMTQDQMKNMQIDEEKFRKSIERTMNLLKRIQIEQKIDEMLKRTERMNEKQEELSKQTEQINQNDQKENDNLSKQQDEISKELQNLENTMEDLKEKMQDMSDVPKEELDKLLEEFDKQQNEQLSKEASQKLKQGQKQNAQKNQKQLSKNMQQMQQMMQQMKDQMMQQNQMQTFTDMMRIIDNLLSLSKKQEELKNQSQKLDPNSSQYQTLAQQQNEIKNNLNKLLDQLAQLSQKTFAVTPEMGKALGLANKNMEQSLSNMQNRNPKNSAMFQQEAMGNMNQAIMMMKSQLESMMQGGSGQGGMMSLLQQLQQLSGQQMTLNNMTQMLQQMQQGNLNQEQQAQLQRLAQQQQLIQKSLEQLNKEAKESGESKKIPANLENIAKQMQEVITDMQTEKLTDDLIQKQERILSKLLDAQRSINERDFEQERKSETGKNIVRQSPSELNLLKQKKDSLKEEIDKALREGYNKDYEELIRKYFELIQQEVKPN; encoded by the coding sequence ATGAGTGAATCTCAATCAAAATATTATAGCCATATTATCAGTAAGCTTGAAAAACTTATCAGGAAAAATTTTTTATTGATAACCGCCAAAGGATTGTTAATAAGTTTATCAATCATTGTCGCAACATTATTTGCATTCATCCTGTTGGAATATTTATTCAGATTCTCTTCATCAGTCAGAACCATAATTTTTTACAGTTGGATTGCTTTAATCATTTTGTCTGTATCTTATTTCGTAATTATTCCTCTGCTCAAATTATTCAACATAATTCCTTCAAGAAATTATTTTGAAACTGCAAAGATTGCCGGACTTCACTTCCCTTTTGTTAAAGACGAGTTACTTAATTCACTTCAACTTGTAAATGGCAATTCAACAATAAATCTTTATTCCATAGAATTGATTGATGCGGCATTCAGTAATGTATATCAAAAAGTTAAAGACATTGATTTTTCTGAAATCATTTCATTCAATTCACTTAAAAGATATTTTATAAATTTTATCATCATAGCTTTTGTTGCTTTGTTTTCGATTCTGTTCATCTCGCCCATCAGTTCTGCAAGCGGAAGATTTTTCAGTTATGGAAAAGAATTTACTCCTCCTGCAGAATTTCAGTTTAAAGTTTTTCCCGGCAACACAAAAATCACCAAAGGGGAAAATGTTGAAGTCAGAATTAAAGTAACCGGAAAAGATCCGGGCGAAATATTTTTAGCAGAGAAAGATATTACAGAAACAGGTTTTACAAATCATAAACTTGAAAGAGATTCGGCGGGAACATATTCCTACAAATTTCAGAACATCAGAAACACTACTGATTATTTTGCATTTGCCAAGGATATCAGAAGCGAGGAATATAAAATTGAAGTAACAGATCATCCGGTAATAAAACTTTTGGAAGCCAAAATTATTCCTCCAGCTTATTCAAAGCTTCCGATAACCGAACAGAAAGATAATGGTAACATCACTGCACTTAAAGGTTCTCGGGTTGAATACAAATTGATTGCAAGTAAAGATATTAAAAGCAGCAAAATCGTTTTCAGTGACTCAAGCGAAGTTCTGTTAACTTCAAATAACAATCAGGCAAGTGGTTCAATCAGAGTTATGAGCGATAAAAGTTATCAGATAATAATTACTGATCTGAATAATGATAATAACATTCAACCCGTTACATACAGTATTAAAGCAGTTGAAGATGCTTATCCTTCAATCGAGTTAAATTTTCCGAGAACTGATTTAAATCTTCCCGAAGACAATCGCGTACCCATCAATCTTAAAGTTTCTGATGACTTTGGTTTTACAAAACTCATTTTGAATTACAGATTATCTTCTTCACAATATGAAAAACCGCAGGAGAACTTTTCACAGATTGATATTCAATTTGACAAAAACAGCAAAGAGCAATTTGTTGATTACATCTGGAATCTGACAAAACTTTCTCCGGCTGTTAATGATGTATTCACTTTTTATCTCGAAATTTTTGATAATGATAACATCAGCGGACCAAAATCTGCAAAGACACAAACGATTAATCTTCGTGTTCCATCACTTGATGAAATTCTTTCACAGGTAGATAAAACACAAGATGATGCACTGAAAGAACTTCAGCAGACAATTAAAGAAGCACAGGAACTTAAAAAAGATATTGAACAGATAAATCGTGATTTGAAACAGGATAAGAAAGAATTAACCTGGGAAGAAAAACAGAAAATTGAAAAAGCACTCGATAAGTTCGAATCACTTCAGGAAAAAATGCAAAGCATCTCTGCAAAACTAAAAGATGTTCAGAATGAACTTCAGCAGAATAAACTTCTTTCAAAGGAAACACTTGAAAAGTATATGCAGCTTCAGCAATTGATGGAAGAAATGACAAGCGATGAACTGAAAAAAGCTCTGGAGCAAATGAGACAAACACTTGAACAGCTTAACAGAAACATGACTCAGGATCAAATGAAAAATATGCAGATCGATGAAGAGAAGTTCAGAAAAAGTATCGAAAGAACTATGAATCTTTTGAAAAGAATTCAGATTGAACAGAAGATTGATGAAATGCTGAAAAGAACAGAGCGTATGAACGAGAAACAGGAAGAGCTTAGCAAGCAAACAGAGCAAATTAATCAGAATGATCAGAAAGAAAATGATAACCTTAGTAAGCAGCAGGATGAAATAAGTAAAGAACTTCAGAATCTTGAAAACACGATGGAAGATCTGAAAGAAAAAATGCAGGATATGTCTGATGTTCCTAAAGAAGAGCTTGATAAATTATTGGAAGAATTTGACAAGCAGCAAAACGAACAACTTTCTAAAGAAGCTTCACAAAAGCTTAAACAAGGTCAGAAACAGAATGCACAGAAAAATCAGAAGCAACTAAGCAAGAACATGCAGCAGATGCAGCAAATGATGCAGCAAATGAAAGATCAGATGATGCAGCAAAATCAGATGCAGACATTTACTGATATGATGAGAATAATCGACAATCTGCTTTCACTTTCAAAGAAACAGGAAGAACTGAAGAATCAATCGCAAAAGCTTGACCCGAATTCATCACAGTATCAGACTCTTGCTCAGCAGCAGAATGAAATAAAGAATAATCTCAATAAACTTCTTGACCAGCTTGCTCAACTTTCACAAAAGACTTTTGCTGTTACACCTGAAATGGGTAAAGCGCTCGGACTTGCAAATAAAAATATGGAACAATCTCTGAGTAACATGCAAAACCGAAATCCAAAAAATTCAGCAATGTTTCAGCAGGAAGCTATGGGAAATATGAATCAGGCGATTATGATGATGAAAAGTCAGCTTGAATCAATGATGCAAGGCGGAAGCGGTCAAGGCGGAATGATGTCTTTGCTTCAACAGCTTCAGCAATTATCCGGTCAGCAGATGACATTAAATAATATGACTCAAATGTTACAGCAAATGCAGCAAGGAAATTTAAATCAGGAACAACAGGCACAACTGCAGAGACTCGCACAGCAACAACAGTTAATTCAAAAATCTCTTGAACAGCTAAATAAAGAAGCTAAGGAATCGGGTGAGTCGAAAAAAATTCCTGCTAATCTTGAAAACATAGCAAAACAGATGCAGGAAGTTATCACTGATATGCAAACGGAAAAACTTACTGATGATTTAATTCAGAAGCAGGAAAGGATTTTATCAAAACTTCTTGATGCACAGCGCTCAATTAATGAAAGAGATTTTGAACAGGAAAGAAAATCCGAAACAGGAAAAAATATTGTAAGACAAAGTCCTTCAGAATTGAACTTGTTAAAACAAAAGAAAGATTCACTGAAAGAAGAGATTGATAAAGCATTACGCGAAGGCTACAATAAAGATTATGAAGAACTCATTCGTAAATACTTCGAACTTATTCAGCAAGAGGTAAAACCAAATTGA
- a CDS encoding DUF4159 domain-containing protein, with protein sequence MKKIFLIIFLLCFQSVLPQVKDGFMIARLKYNGGGDWYNDPSAEVNLLKYVAANTNIKTNPEYKFVDIQSDEIFSYPFLFMTGHGNVVFSDEEVKRLRTYLENGGFLYIDDDYGMDKAIRREMKKVFPDKDFIELPYSNKIFNIFYKFENGAPKTHEHDKKPPQTFGIFIGERMAVLYTYESNPSDGWADPEVHKDPEEKRIEALKFGTNIVLFALTQ encoded by the coding sequence ATGAAAAAGATTTTTCTAATTATATTTTTACTTTGTTTTCAATCTGTATTGCCTCAGGTAAAAGACGGTTTTATGATTGCAAGATTGAAATACAACGGCGGTGGTGATTGGTATAACGATCCTTCAGCAGAAGTAAATTTGCTGAAGTATGTTGCAGCAAATACAAACATCAAAACCAATCCTGAATATAAGTTTGTTGATATTCAAAGTGATGAAATTTTTTCGTATCCGTTTCTTTTCATGACAGGTCATGGTAATGTTGTGTTCAGTGATGAAGAAGTTAAACGCTTACGAACTTATCTTGAGAATGGTGGCTTTCTTTATATTGACGATGACTACGGAATGGACAAAGCTATCAGAAGAGAAATGAAAAAAGTATTTCCGGATAAAGATTTTATCGAACTGCCTTACTCTAACAAAATTTTTAACATCTTTTATAAATTTGAAAACGGTGCACCCAAAACTCACGAGCATGATAAAAAGCCGCCTCAAACATTCGGAATATTTATCGGCGAGAGGATGGCTGTGCTTTATACTTATGAATCTAATCCAAGTGACGGCTGGGCTGATCCCGAAGTTCATAAAGATCCTGAAGAAAAAAGAATTGAAGCTCTTAAATTTGGTACTAACATAGTTTTATTTGCATTAACTCAATGA
- a CDS encoding thermonuclease family protein has translation MDKQLYHYRAKVISVYDGDTCTLDIDLGLHTWIRGEKIRLNRINAPELKGKERNKGLASRDFLKSLILDKEIIIETIKDTKEKFGRYLGEIWLKDKNGNFININDEMVKHKFAKYQKY, from the coding sequence ATGGATAAACAATTATATCATTATAGAGCAAAAGTAATTTCTGTTTATGATGGAGATACTTGTACTCTTGATATTGATTTGGGATTGCATACCTGGATTCGTGGAGAAAAAATCCGGCTTAACAGAATTAATGCACCGGAGTTAAAAGGCAAAGAAAGAAATAAAGGATTAGCTTCGCGGGATTTTCTAAAAAGTTTAATTCTTGATAAAGAAATAATTATAGAAACAATAAAGGATACTAAAGAAAAATTTGGAAGATATCTTGGCGAAATATGGTTAAAAGATAAAAACGGAAACTTTATCAATATTAATGATGAAATGGTAAAACATAAGTTTGCAAAATATCAGAAGTATTAA
- the gldC gene encoding gliding motility protein GldC: protein MHKTSRIIFTVQLDEKNLPEKIQWEADDSGFEGKREAKTLFLSLWDKEDAVTMGLDLWTKEMLIEEMNIHYHEIFVKLADSYQRATQDSDTALLMKNFAADFAERLNLFKK from the coding sequence ATGCACAAAACATCCAGAATTATTTTTACTGTTCAGCTTGATGAGAAAAATCTTCCTGAGAAAATTCAATGGGAAGCTGATGATTCAGGATTCGAAGGTAAAAGGGAAGCTAAAACTCTTTTTCTTTCTCTTTGGGATAAAGAAGATGCGGTCACAATGGGTCTCGATTTGTGGACAAAAGAAATGCTGATTGAAGAAATGAATATTCATTATCACGAGATCTTTGTTAAGCTTGCCGATTCTTATCAGCGTGCAACTCAGGATTCGGATACTGCATTGCTGATGAAAAATTTTGCAGCAGATTTTGCCGAAAGATTAAATCTCTTTAAGAAATAA
- a CDS encoding cytochrome ubiquinol oxidase subunit I has product MDVEILSRLQFAVTIAFHYIYPPLSIGLGVFMVITEGMYLKTKDKFYEQMTKFWVKVFALTFAIGVATGIVMEFEFGTNWATYSRFVGDVFGSALAAEGIFAFFLESGFLAVLVFGWDKVGPKMHFFSTLMVALGSMFSAIWIVVANSWMQTPAGYHIVGEGLNARAEITDFWAMVFNPSSVDRLLHTISGCWLAGAFLVISVASYYLLKDKHIRFAKSSIKIALVMALIASLFQLFTGHQSAVGVAKNQPAKLAAMEAVFNDQTNAPLYLFGWVNEDNQEVKFGIAIPSMLSYLIGWDANTKVTGLNSFPEDERPPVNIVFQAYHLMVAIGFMLIAISVLGVFLWWKGTLFKHRWLLWVFVFSVLLPQIANQVGWITAEVGRQPWIVYGLMKTSEGLSKAVQAGQVWYSLIMFTLIYIGLFILFIYLLNNKIQHGPEEADLIPSEIGHPKA; this is encoded by the coding sequence ATGGATGTTGAAATACTTTCCCGGTTACAATTTGCAGTTACAATTGCTTTTCATTACATCTATCCACCGCTTAGTATTGGATTGGGTGTTTTTATGGTAATCACTGAAGGAATGTATCTGAAAACCAAAGACAAATTTTATGAACAAATGACAAAATTCTGGGTTAAAGTTTTTGCATTAACTTTTGCTATCGGAGTTGCAACAGGAATTGTAATGGAGTTTGAGTTTGGAACAAACTGGGCAACTTATTCAAGATTTGTTGGTGATGTATTTGGAAGTGCTTTGGCTGCAGAAGGAATTTTTGCTTTTTTCCTCGAATCAGGATTTCTTGCCGTTCTTGTTTTTGGCTGGGATAAAGTTGGACCAAAAATGCATTTCTTCTCAACACTTATGGTTGCACTTGGATCAATGTTCAGTGCAATCTGGATTGTGGTTGCAAATTCGTGGATGCAAACTCCTGCAGGTTATCACATTGTTGGAGAAGGTTTAAATGCCCGTGCTGAAATTACTGACTTCTGGGCAATGGTGTTCAATCCTTCTTCGGTTGACAGATTACTGCATACAATCTCAGGTTGTTGGTTAGCAGGAGCTTTTCTTGTAATAAGTGTTGCTTCATATTATCTACTTAAAGACAAACATATTCGATTTGCAAAATCCTCTATTAAAATTGCACTTGTAATGGCATTGATTGCTTCTCTGTTTCAGTTATTTACCGGGCATCAGAGTGCAGTCGGAGTTGCAAAAAATCAACCGGCGAAACTAGCTGCAATGGAAGCTGTTTTTAATGACCAGACAAATGCTCCTTTGTATTTATTCGGTTGGGTTAATGAAGATAACCAGGAAGTTAAATTCGGGATTGCAATTCCCTCAATGCTTAGTTATCTGATTGGCTGGGATGCAAATACAAAAGTTACAGGATTAAATTCATTTCCTGAAGATGAAAGACCTCCGGTTAATATTGTATTTCAGGCATATCATTTAATGGTTGCAATTGGATTTATGCTAATTGCAATTTCAGTGCTCGGAGTTTTTCTCTGGTGGAAAGGAACATTGTTCAAACATCGCTGGCTGTTGTGGGTCTTTGTTTTCTCTGTGCTACTACCTCAGATTGCAAATCAGGTCGGTTGGATTACCGCAGAAGTCGGAAGACAACCTTGGATAGTTTACGGATTAATGAAAACATCGGAAGGATTATCGAAAGCGGTTCAGGCAGGTCAGGTTTGGTATTCATTAATTATGTTCACACTTATTTATATCGGATTGTTCATATTATTTATTTATCTGTTGAATAATAAAATCCAGCACGGACCGGAAGAAGCTGATTTAATACCTTCTGAAATTGGTCATCCAAAAGCTTAA
- the cydB gene encoding cytochrome d ubiquinol oxidase subunit II produces the protein MEFTFDLNTIWFILIGLLLTGYAILDGFDLGIGALHLLVKKDIDRRIMLNSIGPVWDGNEVWLVTGGGALFAAFPHVYATVFSGFYNAIIMLLFMLIFRAVAIEFRSKRPMKWWRQMWDFAFSVASILIAFLMGVALGNIITGIPLDANKEYIGTFWNMINPYTVLVGITTVALFMMHGSIYGVLKTEGELNQRLKGWVNNSIIFFVICYVTTTMATLIYFPNMAKHFKDFPPLFALALINMLAIANIPREIHHGREFMAFLSSAASIASLLALFAVGIFPNIVLSNPNPEFSLTIYNAASSQKTLTIMLIIAAIGVPFVLAYTISIYWIFRGKVKLTNMSY, from the coding sequence ATGGAATTTACATTTGACTTAAATACAATCTGGTTTATTCTGATTGGATTACTTCTTACAGGTTATGCAATTCTTGATGGATTTGATCTCGGTATAGGCGCTCTTCATCTTCTGGTTAAAAAAGATATTGACAGAAGAATTATGCTTAACTCAATCGGACCCGTGTGGGATGGAAATGAAGTATGGCTGGTTACTGGTGGTGGAGCATTATTCGCAGCTTTTCCTCATGTTTATGCAACGGTGTTCTCCGGTTTTTATAACGCAATCATAATGTTACTTTTTATGTTAATATTCAGAGCAGTTGCAATTGAATTCAGAAGTAAGCGACCGATGAAATGGTGGAGACAAATGTGGGATTTCGCTTTCAGTGTTGCAAGTATTCTTATTGCTTTTCTGATGGGTGTTGCGCTCGGGAATATTATAACAGGAATTCCTCTTGATGCCAATAAAGAATATATCGGAACATTCTGGAATATGATTAATCCTTATACAGTTTTAGTCGGTATTACAACAGTTGCATTGTTCATGATGCATGGTTCAATTTACGGTGTACTCAAAACAGAAGGCGAATTGAATCAGAGATTAAAAGGTTGGGTGAATAATTCAATTATCTTTTTCGTGATTTGTTATGTAACTACCACGATGGCAACATTGATATATTTCCCAAATATGGCTAAACATTTTAAAGATTTTCCGCCACTCTTTGCTTTGGCTTTAATTAATATGCTTGCAATTGCAAACATCCCACGAGAGATTCATCACGGAAGAGAGTTTATGGCATTTCTTTCATCTGCAGCAAGCATTGCATCCTTGCTTGCACTTTTTGCCGTTGGAATTTTCCCGAATATAGTTTTGTCAAATCCAAATCCTGAATTCAGTCTAACGATTTATAATGCTGCATCTTCGCAAAAGACTTTGACAATTATGTTAATCATTGCGGCTATCGGAGTTCCTTTTGTGCTGGCTTATACTATCAGTATTTATTGGATATTCCGTGGTAAAGTAAAACTAACTAATATGAGTTATTAA
- a CDS encoding DUF4126 domain-containing protein: MLELILSVFVGVGLAAAVGFRIFIPFLIVSIAAYTGNLQLSTYFQWIGTLPALVAFSVATIVEIGAYYIPWLDNFLDTIEHPLAIFAGIILTGAVVTEFSPLVKWALALIAGGGVAGTIHAATGLIRLKSSALTGGTANPVVSTVEATSSTALSVIAILFPLVAVLIVGIAVVYFSFMIKKKFFSPPPEN; this comes from the coding sequence ATGTTGGAATTAATCTTAAGTGTTTTTGTCGGAGTTGGACTTGCAGCCGCAGTTGGTTTCAGAATTTTCATTCCGTTTTTAATTGTTTCAATTGCTGCTTATACAGGCAATCTTCAGCTCTCGACATATTTTCAATGGATTGGAACATTACCTGCATTGGTTGCTTTTTCAGTTGCAACAATTGTTGAAATAGGAGCTTACTACATTCCCTGGCTTGATAATTTTCTTGATACAATTGAACATCCGCTTGCAATCTTTGCCGGAATTATTTTAACGGGCGCAGTTGTAACAGAATTTTCACCATTAGTGAAATGGGCTTTGGCTTTAATTGCTGGTGGAGGAGTTGCCGGAACGATTCACGCAGCTACCGGACTTATTAGATTAAAATCTTCAGCTTTAACTGGTGGAACTGCCAATCCGGTAGTCTCAACTGTCGAAGCAACAAGTTCAACGGCATTATCTGTAATCGCAATACTTTTTCCTCTTGTTGCTGTATTGATTGTCGGGATTGCAGTAGTTTATTTTTCTTTTATGATAAAGAAAAAATTCTTTTCACCACCGCCTGAGAATTAA
- a CDS encoding CHAP domain-containing protein encodes MLVGGCAPKITPPDPTGKPRIALESDKYLSGCPAFFIPPVEGSDGSLKNETGAVAWTPSFHTGPVPGGIGLQEPDTKQRYISKIKKAEIENQTNWSQYKEIDSSGRPGYISNGQEIPSSLYQAGFVCFLLVWRSITDAGFDPYQGAEPSSVDALTEGLEEIIDMTAVRPGDIVFYDFDNQAGQYGTYDHVAVIVDVTGADRMEWKVVSSIGIIENFKYGAKKTRLGTFKSIAYGGDFINWNSNMNHWTPRIFAVPNK; translated from the coding sequence ATGCTTGTTGGCGGATGTGCTCCAAAAATAACACCGCCTGATCCGACTGGAAAACCTAGAATTGCTCTTGAATCTGATAAGTATTTAAGTGGTTGTCCAGCTTTTTTTATTCCACCAGTGGAAGGGAGTGACGGTTCTTTGAAAAACGAAACTGGGGCTGTTGCATGGACACCAAGCTTTCATACCGGACCAGTTCCGGGTGGAATTGGGTTGCAAGAACCGGATACGAAACAACGCTATATTTCTAAAATCAAAAAGGCCGAAATAGAGAATCAAACGAACTGGTCACAATATAAAGAGATTGACAGTTCTGGTCGTCCAGGATATATATCAAATGGTCAAGAAATACCTTCCAGTTTGTATCAAGCAGGGTTCGTTTGTTTTCTTTTAGTTTGGAGGTCTATTACAGATGCAGGTTTTGATCCATATCAAGGCGCTGAACCATCTAGTGTTGATGCTTTGACTGAAGGACTTGAAGAAATTATAGATATGACAGCAGTCAGACCAGGAGATATAGTTTTTTATGACTTTGATAACCAAGCGGGTCAATATGGCACTTATGATCATGTTGCAGTTATTGTAGATGTGACTGGAGCTGATAGGATGGAATGGAAGGTTGTTTCAAGTATTGGTATAATAGAAAATTTTAAATATGGAGCAAAAAAAACAAGATTAGGCACCTTTAAATCAATTGCTTATGGCGGTGATTTTATAAATTGGAATTCTAATATGAATCATTGGACACCAAGAATTTTTGCAGTCCCAAATAAATAG